Part of the Bdellovibrionales bacterium genome is shown below.
CGCAGAGTCCCTATGCTGAAACTAAGTTGGCCGAAGAGCAATTTATCCAGACGCTCGGTGAGCAGGGGCTTAGATTTGTAATTTGTAGATTTGGGACGATATTCGGCGTGTCCAATGGAATGAGATTCCATACAGCAGTTAATAAATTTTGTTTTCAGGCTGCTACTGGACAGCCTCTTACAATATGGGAAACGGCATTAAATCAAAGACGTCCCTATTTGGCTTTGGAAGATGCTGTGCAAGCGATCATTCATACTATCAAAGAATCGATATTTGACGCAAGTGTTTACAATGTCCTCACATTGAATTCGACTGTTTCAGAGATTATTGAAGTAATTAAGGAATTTGTACCCGATTTGCAAATTCAATTGGTGAAATCCAAAATAATGAATGAATATTCGTACTCGGTAATGTGTGAAAAGTTTAAGGGAACTGGCTTTTCTTTCAAGGGTGACCTCAAGAAAGATATCTTTGAAACCATACAACTTTTGAGAAATGTGAGATCAATTGAAAGAAACACCCAATGATATAGTACTTCTCAATGACTTTAAGAGATTTTGGTCAGACGTCGGCACCGAAGCGACCGCCCGATTTCAAAAAATTGGGGAAAGTGGCTGGTATATTTTAGGAACTGGCGTGGAGAATTTTGAAAAATATTTGGCCAAATTCAGTCGTACCCAACACGCAATTGGCTGTGGAAATGGTCTTGATGCATTGGAAATA
Proteins encoded:
- a CDS encoding SDR family oxidoreductase, producing the protein MKVVVTGACGHIGSRLIREIPKALPNSEVWMLDNFFAQRYCSLFNLPENYRYHFVEADVAEMDLGPIFESADVVIHLAAITTAAASFDSKDLVETVNFNATKNVGEHCLRAKVPLAYVSTSSVYGTKADQVDENCRSDEIQPQSPYAETKLAEEQFIQTLGEQGLRFVICRFGTIFGVSNGMRFHTAVNKFCFQAATGQPLTIWETALNQRRPYLALEDAVQAIIHTIKESIFDASVYNVLTLNSTVSEIIEVIKEFVPDLQIQLVKSKIMNEYSYSVMCEKFKGTGFSFKGDLKKDIFETIQLLRNVRSIERNTQ